In the genome of Armatimonadota bacterium, one region contains:
- the murA gene encoding UDP-N-acetylglucosamine 1-carboxyvinyltransferase, whose protein sequence is MTVLRIRGGRALSGQVTVPGSKNAALAILSSVVLSRGPIVLHNVPEVSDVAIKIGLLREFGAVVEWREGSLFIDCSELRFWRADEERMRPIRTGFYLLGPLLARIGHADIPMPGGCNIGSRPVDFHLKGLSIMGANIRMESGRYVAEAPSLHGGEIHFEIPSAGATQHLMATATLAEGSFTISNAAMEPEVVALADFLNRLGARIEGAGTSTITVTGVKELTGGEFRIPEDRLQAGTYMLAGAITGGEVTVTGIWPEPQTALVSKLREAGADIAEGEDWIRIRQSGRPRAVSIRTMPYPGFPTDIQQPMSALLALAEGQSVIEETLYESRTGHVPQLNRMGADLSDRGRLTIINGVDKLTGATVEASDLRAGAALCLAGLAADGETIVKNVHFIDRGYEGLEERLTSLGADIERIGQPEATDTAAGRKLV, encoded by the coding sequence ATGACAGTTTTGCGAATTCGGGGCGGACGTGCCCTGAGCGGCCAGGTCACGGTTCCAGGAAGCAAAAACGCAGCCTTGGCCATCTTGTCGTCCGTCGTGCTTTCACGCGGGCCGATCGTCCTTCACAACGTTCCCGAAGTCAGCGACGTCGCGATCAAGATCGGACTCTTGCGAGAGTTCGGCGCCGTCGTCGAGTGGCGCGAAGGATCGCTTTTCATCGATTGCAGCGAACTCCGGTTCTGGCGCGCGGACGAGGAACGGATGCGCCCGATCCGCACGGGCTTCTATCTTCTGGGGCCGCTTCTGGCCCGGATCGGCCACGCGGACATTCCGATGCCGGGAGGCTGCAACATCGGTTCGCGTCCGGTCGATTTCCATCTGAAGGGCCTGTCCATCATGGGTGCGAACATCCGGATGGAAAGCGGTCGGTACGTCGCTGAAGCGCCGTCCCTTCACGGTGGCGAGATCCATTTCGAGATCCCAAGTGCCGGCGCGACCCAACACCTGATGGCGACGGCGACCTTGGCAGAAGGGTCGTTCACGATCAGCAACGCGGCGATGGAGCCTGAAGTCGTCGCCCTTGCCGACTTCTTGAACCGCCTCGGCGCACGGATCGAAGGCGCCGGTACGAGCACGATCACGGTGACGGGCGTCAAGGAGCTGACGGGTGGCGAGTTCCGCATCCCGGAGGACCGGTTGCAGGCGGGCACCTATATGCTGGCCGGAGCGATCACGGGCGGCGAAGTGACCGTGACCGGGATTTGGCCCGAGCCGCAGACGGCGCTGGTCAGCAAGCTTCGCGAGGCCGGAGCGGACATCGCCGAAGGCGAGGACTGGATCCGTATCCGACAATCGGGACGCCCCCGGGCCGTCTCGATCCGGACGATGCCTTATCCTGGGTTCCCGACGGACATCCAGCAGCCGATGTCCGCGCTTCTCGCGCTGGCCGAAGGTCAAAGCGTCATCGAGGAGACGCTGTACGAGAGCCGGACGGGCCACGTCCCCCAACTCAACCGGATGGGGGCGGACCTCTCCGACCGTGGTCGCCTGACGATCATCAACGGTGTCGACAAACTGACCGGAGCGACGGTCGAAGCCTCCGACCTGCGGGCAGGGGCCGCCCTCTGCCTGGCGGGCCTTGCCGCGGACGGCGAAACGATCGTTAAGAACGTCCACTTCATCGATCGTGGATATGAAGGCTTGGAAGAGCGCCTGACCTCCCTCGGCGCCGATATCGAACGGATAGGCCAACCGGAAGCAACGGACACGGCCGCGGGCCGTAAACTGGTCTGA
- the sucC gene encoding ADP-forming succinate--CoA ligase subunit beta gives MKLHEYQSKDLLEKYGVVVPKGQVATDGPGARAIAETFGGKCVVKAQVLMGGRGKAGGVKLFESSEEAGRFAGALIGQKLVSVQNPQGMVVEKVLVGELVDIAEEYYLSVLLDRAAQKLIVMISREGGMDIEQVAHDRPNAIVRLEVDPAWGLADFEVRKALADADIPDKARRQMGSMVKALVKAYLESDADLVEINPVALTPDGKLIAADAKVAIDDNALFRHTQYEATKDDAAEDPIEAEASRRGIAYVRLGGDIGIIGNGAGLVMCSMDEVKAAGGQPANFLDVGGGAQADRVKSCVELVLMDSDIRGLLINIFGGITRGDEVAKGILEAFDTIDVSIPVVARVEGTAAEAALKLLEGTKIVGASTMQEAAAKIVELTSA, from the coding sequence ATGAAGCTGCACGAGTACCAGTCGAAGGACCTCCTTGAGAAGTACGGCGTGGTCGTCCCCAAGGGCCAAGTCGCGACCGATGGGCCGGGTGCCCGAGCGATCGCGGAGACCTTCGGTGGAAAGTGCGTCGTCAAAGCACAGGTCCTGATGGGCGGCCGAGGCAAAGCGGGCGGCGTCAAGCTGTTCGAGTCCTCCGAGGAGGCGGGCCGGTTCGCAGGGGCCCTGATCGGACAGAAGCTCGTGAGCGTCCAGAACCCGCAAGGCATGGTCGTCGAGAAAGTCCTCGTCGGCGAGCTCGTCGATATCGCGGAGGAGTACTACCTCTCGGTCCTTCTCGACCGGGCGGCGCAAAAGCTCATCGTGATGATCAGCCGCGAAGGCGGGATGGACATCGAGCAGGTCGCTCACGACCGGCCAAACGCGATCGTCCGCCTTGAGGTCGACCCGGCCTGGGGTCTCGCCGACTTCGAAGTCCGCAAGGCCCTCGCGGACGCCGACATCCCCGATAAAGCGAGAAGGCAAATGGGCTCGATGGTCAAGGCCCTCGTAAAGGCGTATTTGGAGTCCGACGCCGATCTGGTCGAGATCAATCCCGTCGCCCTGACCCCAGATGGAAAACTGATCGCCGCCGACGCGAAGGTCGCGATCGACGACAACGCGTTGTTCCGGCACACGCAATATGAAGCGACCAAGGACGATGCGGCCGAGGACCCGATCGAAGCGGAAGCGTCACGGCGGGGCATCGCTTACGTCCGGCTCGGCGGCGATATCGGGATCATCGGCAACGGCGCCGGACTCGTGATGTGCTCGATGGACGAAGTCAAGGCGGCAGGCGGACAGCCCGCAAACTTCCTCGACGTCGGAGGTGGAGCCCAAGCAGACCGGGTCAAGTCCTGCGTGGAGCTCGTCCTCATGGACAGTGACATCAGGGGCCTCCTGATCAATATCTTTGGAGGCATCACCCGCGGCGACGAAGTCGCCAAGGGCATTCTTGAGGCCTTCGACACGATCGACGTGTCCATTCCGGTCGTCGCCCGGGTCGAAGGGACGGCGGCCGAAGCCGCGCTCAAACTCCTTGAAGGGACGAAGATCGTCGGCGCGTCCACCATGCAAGAAGCCGCCGCGAAGATCGTCGAACTGACGTCGGCCTAA
- a CDS encoding sugar phosphate isomerase/epimerase: MLLKSINYWSYPGGLEGTLDVVAFLRTAKEHGYEAVELAVGEPGSALGTDATEAQCRAVAEEAARLGLSLPSVASGLYWGRNLADATPAAREAARDDLEKVLQVSSWLGAKTLLTIPGAVDVFFLPDRPKLPYAHVWEHATSGLRSLLPVAERCQVRMGIENVWNKFLMSPQETASFIDQFGSPWVGAYVDVGNLLPFGEAHDWLRHLGHRVVGVHFKDFRRAVGTVEGFVDLLEGDVDWPEVTAALRDIGYEGPVVAELIPGYRHFPSVRAQNASTAMDAILGRTV; encoded by the coding sequence ATGCTTCTGAAGTCGATCAACTACTGGTCTTATCCCGGCGGGCTCGAAGGAACGCTGGACGTCGTCGCCTTTCTTCGGACGGCGAAAGAGCACGGTTACGAGGCCGTCGAGCTTGCGGTCGGAGAGCCAGGCTCAGCGCTCGGGACGGACGCCACCGAGGCGCAATGCCGAGCGGTCGCCGAAGAAGCGGCGCGGCTCGGACTGTCTTTGCCGTCCGTCGCGAGCGGGCTCTACTGGGGGCGCAACCTGGCGGACGCGACCCCTGCGGCGCGTGAGGCAGCGCGTGATGACCTTGAAAAGGTGCTTCAGGTCTCATCTTGGCTCGGTGCGAAGACCTTGCTGACGATCCCCGGTGCCGTCGACGTTTTCTTCTTGCCGGACCGGCCCAAGTTGCCCTACGCCCATGTGTGGGAGCACGCGACGTCGGGTCTTCGCTCCTTGTTACCGGTCGCGGAACGCTGCCAGGTCCGGATGGGGATCGAAAACGTCTGGAACAAGTTCCTGATGTCTCCACAGGAGACGGCGTCGTTCATCGACCAGTTCGGGTCGCCTTGGGTCGGTGCCTACGTGGACGTGGGGAACCTTCTCCCGTTCGGGGAGGCGCACGACTGGCTCCGGCACCTTGGCCACCGTGTCGTCGGCGTCCATTTCAAGGATTTCCGCCGCGCTGTGGGTACGGTCGAAGGGTTCGTCGACCTGCTCGAAGGCGACGTCGATTGGCCCGAAGTGACGGCGGCCCTGAGGGACATCGGATACGAGGGCCCGGTCGTCGCCGAGCTGATTCCGGGTTACCGTCACTTTCCGTCGGTCAGGGCACAGAACGCGTCCACGGCCATGGACGCGATCTTGGGCCGGACCGTCTGA
- a CDS encoding HNH endonuclease — translation MAEVLLLNANYEPLNVCHVRRAVTLVLLGKADVLENSGRELRTSGGRLDAPSIVKMRYQVRRPIPQLRLSRHSILARDNYSCQYCGTKKELTIDHVVPRWCGGPHTWDNLVACCRKCNLKKGDKTPQQANMKLRTKPKRPHYVPYLSLPKYLKAIQKEEWQFYLPVFDEFVTPLVS, via the coding sequence ATGGCTGAAGTGCTGTTGCTCAACGCCAATTACGAACCCCTCAACGTGTGCCACGTCCGCCGGGCCGTCACCCTCGTGCTGCTAGGTAAAGCCGATGTCCTCGAGAACTCGGGCCGCGAACTGAGAACGTCCGGTGGCCGATTGGACGCGCCGTCGATCGTGAAGATGCGCTATCAGGTCCGGCGACCGATCCCACAGCTCAGGCTCTCGCGCCACTCCATCCTGGCCCGGGACAACTATAGCTGCCAGTACTGCGGCACGAAGAAAGAACTCACCATCGACCACGTCGTCCCACGGTGGTGCGGCGGGCCCCATACGTGGGACAACCTTGTCGCCTGTTGTCGGAAATGCAACCTTAAGAAAGGGGACAAAACGCCGCAACAAGCGAATATGAAACTGAGGACAAAACCGAAGCGGCCGCACTACGTGCCTTACCTTTCGCTACCAAAGTACTTGAAAGCGATCCAAAAGGAAGAGTGGCAGTTCTATCTTCCCGTCTTCGACGAGTTCGTGACGCCATTGGTCAGTTAA
- a CDS encoding ATP-dependent zinc protease, with amino-acid sequence MKATVGWREYVSLPDWGITDLRAKIDTGARTSAIHVEDLDDLGNDRIRFDVVLSRLSRHKRVTVEATAVRRSHVRSSNGDIRERYFVRTVLRIGPIVKTVEVSLVNRDNMNVRMLVGRSALDGSFTVDPELSYVQGKVGR; translated from the coding sequence ATGAAGGCGACCGTCGGTTGGAGGGAATACGTCTCTTTGCCCGATTGGGGCATCACGGACTTACGGGCCAAGATCGACACCGGAGCCCGCACGAGCGCGATCCATGTCGAAGACCTCGACGACCTCGGGAACGACCGGATCCGGTTCGATGTCGTCCTGAGTCGCCTGTCCCGGCACAAGCGCGTCACCGTCGAAGCGACGGCCGTCCGACGAAGCCACGTCCGGAGCAGCAACGGAGACATCCGCGAGCGCTATTTCGTCCGGACGGTGCTCCGGATCGGCCCGATCGTCAAAACCGTCGAAGTGAGCCTTGTCAACCGGGACAACATGAACGTCAGGATGCTCGTCGGGCGCTCCGCGCTCGACGGGTCCTTCACCGTCGATCCCGAGCTTTCCTATGTCCAAGGCAAGGTCGGCCGATGA
- a CDS encoding rod shape-determining protein, which yields MRIVQEIGIDLGTANILVYRRGKGIVLMEPTVVAMSTTNKKVLAVGNAAREMIGRTPGNIQAIRPLKDGVIADYTTTHKMLEFLRKKVTTRGQFFKPTVLLCVPSGVTNVERRAVIKAAHAAGFGKAMTIEEPMAAAIGCGLPIASASGNMVIDIGGGTTDIAVISLGGIVISQSLRIGGNKMDEAIVRHIRNAYSLAIGDQTAEEVKIRIGSAYPMETELRMPIRGRDLVAGLPKTVEVSSEEVREALTEPVRQIAEKLCSVLEETPPELASDIIQSGITLTGGGALLRGLDRLLSSVTDIPVKVADNALHSVAIGTGRALEELPLIEKSGAVTRL from the coding sequence TTGCGTATCGTCCAAGAAATCGGTATCGACCTCGGGACCGCCAATATCCTGGTCTACCGCCGCGGGAAAGGGATCGTGCTCATGGAGCCCACTGTCGTGGCCATGAGCACGACCAACAAGAAGGTCCTCGCCGTCGGCAACGCCGCCCGGGAGATGATCGGTCGTACGCCCGGCAACATCCAAGCGATCCGCCCGCTCAAGGACGGTGTCATTGCGGACTACACCACGACGCATAAGATGCTCGAGTTCCTTCGGAAGAAGGTCACGACCCGTGGTCAGTTCTTCAAACCCACCGTCCTTCTCTGTGTTCCCAGCGGGGTCACGAACGTCGAGCGCCGGGCCGTCATCAAAGCCGCCCACGCCGCCGGGTTCGGAAAAGCCATGACGATCGAGGAGCCGATGGCGGCTGCGATCGGATGCGGCCTCCCGATCGCTTCGGCGTCCGGCAACATGGTGATCGATATCGGGGGCGGGACCACGGACATCGCCGTGATTTCGCTCGGCGGCATCGTGATCAGCCAGAGCCTGCGCATCGGCGGCAACAAGATGGACGAGGCGATCGTCCGGCACATCCGCAACGCCTATAGCCTTGCGATCGGCGATCAGACGGCGGAGGAAGTCAAGATCCGGATCGGATCGGCCTACCCGATGGAGACCGAGCTTCGGATGCCGATCCGGGGCCGGGACCTGGTCGCCGGACTGCCCAAAACGGTCGAGGTTTCGAGCGAGGAAGTGCGCGAAGCCCTGACGGAGCCGGTCCGGCAGATCGCTGAAAAGCTCTGTTCCGTGCTCGAAGAGACGCCTCCGGAACTGGCGAGCGACATCATCCAGTCGGGGATCACCCTGACAGGGGGCGGGGCACTTTTGAGAGGGCTCGACCGTCTGCTGAGTAGTGTCACGGACATCCCGGTCAAAGTGGCGGACAACGCCCTCCATTCGGTCGCGATCGGGACAGGGCGCGCCCTTGAGGAACTGCCGTTGATCGAGAAAAGCGGGGCCGTGACGCGCCTATGA
- a CDS encoding RimK family alpha-L-glutamate ligase, giving the protein MRIAVLSRAPRSYSTCRIREAARLRGHRCLVLDTHRFSILLEKGSPELFYSGRRIGHYDAVIPRIGASITFFGSSVVRQFQQMNVFVANTANAINNSRDKLRSLQILSKYDIGLAPTSFVRGREDILPAIERVGGAPVIIKVLEGTQGVGVILAESQKVAEAIIETLQGAKQNVLIQKFVAESKGKDIRAIVVGDQVVAAMRRTATGQEFRANVHRGGKAEAVQLERSYERTAVRAAQILGLRIAGVDILEAQDGPQVIEVNSSPGLEGIETSTGIDVAGAIVDYVSEQVEFPELDIRERLMVTKGYGVSELTVGSDSPLASKAIRDTGLREEDVVVLTLEHGSETIPNPPETRILQPGDKLLCFGNLSAVKGLVPQRKRRRKKRSSDKP; this is encoded by the coding sequence ATGAGGATCGCCGTCCTGTCCCGGGCGCCCCGGTCGTACAGCACGTGCCGGATCCGTGAAGCGGCCCGCCTGCGAGGACACCGGTGCCTCGTCCTCGATACGCACCGGTTTTCGATCCTCCTCGAAAAGGGATCGCCCGAACTCTTCTATTCCGGCCGAAGGATCGGACACTACGACGCCGTCATCCCACGGATCGGAGCGTCGATCACGTTCTTCGGATCGAGCGTCGTCCGTCAGTTCCAGCAGATGAACGTGTTCGTCGCGAACACGGCCAACGCGATCAACAACTCGCGGGACAAGCTGCGCTCGCTCCAGATCCTGAGCAAGTACGACATCGGCCTGGCTCCGACGTCGTTCGTGCGGGGACGGGAGGACATCTTGCCCGCGATCGAGCGGGTCGGCGGCGCGCCTGTGATCATCAAGGTCCTCGAAGGGACGCAAGGCGTCGGGGTGATCCTCGCCGAGAGCCAAAAGGTCGCAGAAGCCATCATCGAGACCCTCCAAGGCGCGAAGCAGAACGTCTTGATCCAGAAGTTCGTCGCCGAAAGCAAAGGCAAGGACATCCGGGCCATCGTCGTCGGCGACCAAGTCGTGGCCGCGATGAGACGGACCGCTACCGGCCAAGAGTTCCGGGCCAACGTCCACCGGGGAGGCAAGGCCGAAGCGGTCCAATTGGAGCGGTCCTACGAGCGGACGGCGGTCCGTGCCGCCCAGATCTTGGGACTCAGGATCGCCGGCGTCGACATCCTTGAGGCTCAGGACGGGCCCCAGGTGATCGAAGTGAACTCTTCGCCCGGTTTGGAAGGGATCGAGACGTCGACAGGCATCGACGTCGCCGGCGCGATCGTCGACTACGTGTCCGAACAGGTCGAGTTCCCCGAGCTCGACATCCGAGAGCGGCTCATGGTCACGAAGGGCTACGGCGTATCGGAACTGACCGTAGGATCGGACTCGCCCCTCGCGTCGAAGGCCATTCGAGACACGGGGCTGCGCGAAGAGGACGTGGTCGTCTTGACGCTCGAACACGGGAGCGAGACGATCCCGAACCCTCCCGAGACCCGGATCCTTCAGCCGGGCGACAAGCTCCTCTGTTTCGGCAATCTCTCTGCGGTCAAGGGCCTTGTCCCGCAGCGCAAGCGCCGCCGTAAGAAGCGCTCGTCCGACAAGCCGTGA
- a CDS encoding sigma-54-dependent Fis family transcriptional regulator, with translation MSAKKKVLIVDDELNIRRILEAALDRHGWSPSTAASAEEALAKLKESSFDCVLTDVTMPGMNGYELQTTVAQSWPDVPVVIMTAFGTIPQAVQAIRNGAFEFVTKPFDLENLKRILAAAMDEEVGAKAKRPAKSSPKRTPFIAESSAMQEVYATIERVSDSRATVLVTGESGTGKEVVARLIHELSPRAGEAFVPVSCAALPESLLESELFGYEKGAFTGAQGAKPGRFELADKGTLFLDEIGEIPATIQVKLLRVLQEREFERLGGTKPVKVDVRLVTATNRDLHHAVETGDFRLDLLYRLQVVEIHIPPLRERREDILPLAEHFLARSSAENARNLTHVGDDALLLLRNYSWPGNVRELENTMERAVVLAAKDENVLSSRLLPRNLLQAA, from the coding sequence ATGAGTGCGAAGAAGAAGGTTTTGATCGTCGACGACGAGCTGAACATCCGTCGGATCCTAGAGGCGGCCCTCGACCGTCACGGCTGGAGCCCGTCCACGGCGGCCAGTGCCGAAGAAGCCCTGGCTAAGCTTAAAGAGTCGTCGTTTGACTGCGTCTTGACCGACGTCACCATGCCGGGCATGAACGGTTATGAACTCCAGACGACCGTCGCCCAATCGTGGCCGGACGTTCCTGTCGTGATCATGACCGCGTTCGGCACGATCCCACAGGCTGTCCAAGCCATCCGGAACGGCGCGTTCGAGTTCGTGACCAAGCCGTTCGACCTCGAGAATTTGAAGCGCATCCTTGCCGCTGCGATGGACGAAGAAGTCGGGGCCAAGGCCAAACGTCCGGCAAAGTCGTCTCCGAAGCGCACGCCGTTCATCGCCGAATCGTCGGCGATGCAAGAGGTGTACGCGACCATCGAAAGAGTGTCCGATTCGCGGGCGACCGTCCTCGTCACGGGTGAAAGCGGGACAGGAAAGGAGGTCGTCGCGAGGCTGATCCACGAACTGTCCCCGCGCGCCGGCGAAGCCTTCGTGCCTGTTTCCTGCGCGGCGCTGCCCGAATCGCTCCTCGAGAGCGAACTCTTCGGCTACGAGAAAGGGGCGTTCACGGGCGCTCAAGGGGCCAAACCGGGCCGTTTCGAACTGGCCGACAAGGGCACGTTGTTCCTCGATGAGATCGGCGAGATTCCGGCGACGATCCAAGTCAAGCTCCTTCGGGTCCTCCAAGAGCGCGAGTTCGAGAGGCTGGGAGGTACGAAACCTGTCAAAGTCGACGTCCGTCTGGTGACCGCGACGAACAGGGACCTCCACCATGCCGTCGAAACGGGCGATTTCCGGTTGGACCTGCTCTACAGGCTGCAAGTCGTCGAAATCCACATCCCTCCGCTACGGGAGCGCAGGGAAGACATCCTTCCGCTGGCCGAACACTTCTTGGCCCGGTCGAGCGCCGAAAACGCCCGCAACCTGACCCATGTCGGCGACGACGCCTTGCTGCTTTTGCGAAACTACTCGTGGCCGGGCAACGTGCGGGAACTCGAGAACACGATGGAGCGGGCGGTCGTCTTGGCGGCCAAAGACGAAAACGTCCTTTCGTCAAGGCTCTTGCCACGGAACCTGCTCCAAGCGGCGTAG
- a CDS encoding GAF domain-containing protein has product MPQSDRFREAEFFELFDIGLLTRTGLQAWIAHTLERCAGWFGASGGSVFLMDDDGAIRLKAKAGSQEGLRADARIEIGHGIAGTVLLEGKPRIIGDPSDDPVLSGRGAVRNDAIASSMVVPLLGFSDERVGVLNLSRSAGEPAFQDRDLKLAVRLGAFVALAVGNAKLVSLLKDSLDAQNYKVEQLEAVLGSVSGKVYVINGANDVATSEISPKSVREAVGRLMASGGRGSERAYDDASDRTWILDAVPLSQGGSVVTVQDVSDFQRAQVETARLRRLAEIGQMTAAIAHEIRNPLTGIRGAAQLIGLDASFAQDYAKVIEDEADKLNRLCEDFLEISRPLKLEFVETSLKDVVRRVVDLWTPEFEQSKVKLTLDSGADEPTIPMDVRRIEQVLHNLVRNALQACSGKGEVQVQIRGGVVTVCDDGTGMDGETVAKLFAPFFTTKAGGTGLGLCNVRRIVDAHGGSVNVRSEPGKGTRFEISLRKSAA; this is encoded by the coding sequence ATGCCCCAATCGGACCGGTTCCGTGAAGCCGAGTTTTTTGAGCTGTTCGACATCGGCCTGCTGACCCGCACGGGGTTGCAGGCTTGGATCGCACATACCCTTGAGCGGTGCGCGGGGTGGTTCGGCGCGTCGGGCGGCTCGGTCTTCCTGATGGACGACGACGGGGCGATCCGGCTCAAAGCCAAGGCCGGAAGCCAAGAAGGTCTCCGCGCGGATGCACGCATCGAAATCGGGCACGGTATCGCGGGCACCGTCCTTCTCGAAGGCAAGCCGAGGATCATCGGCGACCCTTCCGACGATCCCGTCCTTTCGGGGCGCGGAGCGGTCCGGAACGACGCCATCGCGAGTTCGATGGTCGTGCCGTTGCTCGGGTTCTCGGACGAACGGGTGGGCGTGCTGAACCTCAGTCGATCGGCAGGAGAACCCGCCTTTCAGGACCGCGACCTCAAACTGGCCGTGCGTCTCGGCGCCTTCGTCGCCCTCGCTGTCGGCAACGCGAAGCTGGTCAGCCTTCTCAAGGATTCCCTGGACGCCCAGAACTACAAGGTCGAGCAGCTCGAAGCCGTCCTCGGCAGCGTCTCGGGCAAGGTGTACGTCATCAACGGGGCGAACGACGTCGCGACTTCGGAGATTTCTCCGAAGTCTGTCCGAGAAGCCGTTGGAAGGTTAATGGCGTCCGGAGGTCGAGGCAGCGAGCGGGCGTACGACGATGCGAGCGACCGGACGTGGATCCTCGATGCCGTGCCCTTGAGCCAAGGCGGATCGGTGGTGACGGTCCAGGACGTCAGCGATTTCCAACGGGCCCAGGTCGAGACGGCGCGGCTGCGAAGGCTCGCCGAGATCGGTCAGATGACGGCGGCGATCGCCCACGAGATCCGGAACCCTCTGACGGGCATCCGGGGCGCGGCCCAGTTGATCGGGCTCGACGCTTCGTTCGCCCAAGACTACGCCAAGGTCATCGAGGACGAAGCGGACAAACTGAACCGGCTGTGCGAGGACTTCCTCGAGATCTCCCGACCGCTCAAGTTGGAGTTCGTCGAGACGTCCCTGAAGGACGTCGTGCGGCGCGTCGTCGACCTTTGGACGCCAGAATTCGAACAGTCGAAAGTGAAGCTGACTTTAGATTCCGGTGCCGACGAGCCGACAATTCCCATGGACGTCCGCCGGATCGAGCAAGTCCTCCATAACCTTGTCCGCAACGCGCTTCAAGCCTGTAGCGGTAAGGGAGAGGTCCAAGTCCAGATCCGTGGCGGAGTCGTGACGGTGTGCGACGACGGGACCGGTATGGACGGCGAGACCGTGGCGAAGCTCTTCGCCCCGTTCTTCACGACAAAGGCCGGAGGGACGGGTCTCGGACTGTGCAACGTCAGACGGATCGTGGACGCCCACGGTGGTTCGGTCAACGTCCGGTCCGAGCCCGGTAAGGGAACACGGTTCGAAATCAGTTTGAGAAAGAGTGCGGCATGA
- a CDS encoding sigma-70 family RNA polymerase sigma factor: MVQARQSLIDQGDAGRFTELMARTYKKVFNLAYRLSGDRTDAADLAQEAFFRAYRGFGQFEGDRPFENWVFRIVTRLYLDLKRTRNRRVKTVSYDAPLNADGSDDPVYFESSDPKASPEDAFVSRFVSEDLEWSLDRLTREQRELVWMADVEGVPYREIAEKINAPVGTVRSRLHRAHKQLRALMECYRNDCRCGKACPSH; this comes from the coding sequence GTGGTTCAAGCACGACAAAGTCTCATTGATCAGGGTGATGCGGGCCGGTTCACCGAACTGATGGCCCGGACGTACAAGAAGGTCTTCAACCTGGCGTACCGCCTTTCGGGAGACCGGACGGACGCGGCCGACCTGGCCCAAGAAGCGTTCTTCCGCGCCTACCGCGGTTTCGGCCAGTTCGAAGGCGACAGGCCGTTCGAAAACTGGGTGTTCCGGATCGTCACGCGGCTCTACTTGGACTTGAAGCGGACGCGGAACCGTCGCGTGAAGACCGTGTCCTACGATGCGCCTCTCAACGCGGACGGTAGCGACGACCCGGTGTACTTCGAGTCGTCCGACCCCAAGGCCAGTCCGGAAGACGCCTTCGTGTCCCGCTTCGTCAGCGAAGACCTGGAATGGTCGCTGGACAGACTGACGCGCGAACAGCGCGAGCTCGTGTGGATGGCCGACGTCGAAGGCGTCCCGTACCGCGAGATCGCCGAGAAGATCAATGCGCCCGTAGGAACCGTCCGATCCCGGCTTCATCGGGCCCATAAGCAGCTCCGGGCGCTCATGGAGTGCTACCGGAACGACTGCCGGTGCGGTAAAGCCTGCCCCAGCCACTGA